From the Pseudomonas baltica genome, one window contains:
- a CDS encoding class I fructose-bisphosphate aldolase, whose amino-acid sequence MNTQALIDIANALVADGKGLLAMDESSSTCRKRFVEQGIEDTEEMRRAYRELLITTPRLSDSVSGLILFDETIHQAKKDGTPFVELIVKAGMIPGIKVDLGAKPLAGHPGETVTEGLDGLRARLEDYHRLGARFAKWRGVINIGDGIPSTASIAVNAHALARYAALCQDVGLVPIVEPEVLMDGAHSLARCSEVTEKVLHAVFAELNIQGVLLEGMLLKPNMVTSGADSTEQADVHAVAAATLDTLLRCVPAAVPGIAFLSGGQSPALASAHLNDMHQGRVLPWALTFSYGRALQQPALNAWNGEAANVAAAQKELEQRAALNRAAVQGRYTAGMEPK is encoded by the coding sequence ATGAACACCCAAGCACTGATCGATATTGCCAACGCCCTTGTCGCAGATGGCAAGGGCCTGCTGGCCATGGATGAAAGCAGCTCGACCTGCCGCAAGCGCTTTGTCGAGCAAGGCATCGAAGACACCGAAGAAATGCGCCGCGCCTACCGCGAGCTGCTGATCACCACACCCAGGCTGAGCGACAGCGTCAGCGGCCTGATCCTCTTCGACGAGACCATTCACCAGGCGAAAAAAGACGGTACGCCGTTCGTCGAGCTGATCGTCAAGGCCGGGATGATCCCCGGTATCAAAGTCGACCTGGGCGCCAAGCCGCTGGCCGGGCATCCAGGCGAAACCGTTACTGAAGGCCTCGACGGCCTGCGCGCGCGCTTGGAGGATTACCACAGACTCGGTGCCCGGTTCGCCAAGTGGCGCGGGGTCATCAACATCGGCGACGGTATTCCCAGCACTGCCTCCATCGCCGTCAACGCCCATGCCCTGGCCCGCTACGCCGCGCTGTGCCAGGACGTCGGGCTGGTGCCCATCGTCGAGCCCGAAGTACTGATGGACGGCGCCCACTCACTGGCACGCTGCAGCGAAGTCACCGAAAAGGTTCTGCACGCGGTCTTCGCCGAACTGAACATCCAAGGCGTGTTGCTCGAAGGCATGCTGCTCAAACCCAATATGGTCACCAGCGGCGCCGACAGCACCGAGCAGGCGGACGTGCATGCCGTCGCGGCAGCGACCCTCGACACCTTGCTGCGCTGCGTACCGGCCGCAGTACCGGGCATCGCCTTTCTCTCCGGCGGGCAATCGCCGGCCCTGGCTTCAGCGCATTTGAATGACATGCATCAAGGTCGCGTGTTGCCATGGGCGCTAACCTTCTCCTATGGCCGGGCCTTGCAGCAACCGGCGCTGAATGCCTGGAACGGTGAAGCGGCCAACGTGGCCGCCGCGCAAAAGGAACTGGAGCAACGCGCTGCGCTCAACCGCGCCGCCGTTCAAGGCCGCTACACTGCCGGGATGGAACCTAAATGA
- a CDS encoding acetate/propionate family kinase: protein MSTVLALNSGSSSLKFGVYRVDGQRIDTLLSGEAEGLGEDGATFGATGIEQKTLADASVNGVMQRLGQVLERARLPTLDAVGHRLVHGGPEHLQPCLIDAQVRQQLQQASVFAPLHTPAALEVIDQARTHFSTLPHVACFDTGFHADLPAVAQTLALPRALHAQGIRRYGFHGLSCASIVRQLEDEIPERLIIVHLGNGASVTAVKQGKSVDTSMGLTPSGGIIMGTRSGDLDPGVLIYLLREKKLDVAKLEQLIDHQSGLLGISGVASDMRKLHQAAPDNADARLAIEMFCQAARKQIAAMVAVLEGVDLVVFTGGIGEHDDEVRQRIVNGLHWLNLEGNVRTLTSQEDEQIALLAAALI from the coding sequence ATGAGCACGGTGCTGGCGTTGAACAGCGGCTCGTCGTCGCTCAAATTCGGGGTCTACCGTGTCGATGGCCAGCGTATAGACACCCTGCTGAGCGGCGAGGCCGAGGGCCTGGGTGAAGATGGCGCGACGTTTGGCGCCACCGGCATCGAGCAGAAGACGCTCGCCGACGCGAGCGTCAATGGCGTCATGCAGCGGCTCGGCCAGGTGCTCGAACGGGCGCGGTTACCGACGTTGGACGCAGTCGGTCATCGCCTGGTGCACGGCGGCCCAGAGCATCTGCAGCCGTGCCTGATCGATGCGCAGGTGCGTCAGCAACTGCAACAGGCCAGCGTGTTCGCCCCATTGCACACACCGGCGGCCCTGGAAGTGATCGACCAGGCCCGTACCCATTTCAGCACACTGCCCCATGTCGCCTGTTTCGATACCGGTTTCCATGCCGACCTGCCAGCGGTGGCGCAGACCCTGGCCTTGCCCCGCGCGCTGCATGCTCAGGGCATTCGCCGCTATGGTTTCCATGGCCTGTCCTGCGCCTCGATCGTGCGCCAGCTGGAGGACGAGATTCCGGAGCGGCTGATCATTGTCCACCTCGGCAATGGCGCCAGCGTCACTGCCGTGAAGCAGGGCAAGTCGGTGGACACCAGCATGGGTTTGACGCCCAGCGGCGGGATCATCATGGGCACGCGCAGCGGCGACCTCGATCCTGGTGTACTGATCTATCTGCTGCGGGAAAAAAAACTGGACGTCGCGAAACTGGAACAGTTGATCGACCACCAATCCGGGCTGCTGGGCATCTCCGGGGTGGCCAGCGACATGCGCAAACTGCATCAGGCGGCGCCCGACAACGCGGATGCGCGGCTGGCTATCGAGATGTTCTGCCAAGCGGCCCGCAAGCAAATCGCTGCAATGGTTGCGGTGCTGGAGGGCGTGGACCTGGTGGTGTTCACTGGCGGGATAGGTGAGCATGACGACGAGGTGCGCCAGCGGATCGTCAACGGCCTGCATTGGCTGAATCTCGAGGGCAACGTTCGCACCCTGACCTCCCAGGAAGACGAACAGATCGCACTCCTGGCGGCGGCCCTGATCTGA
- a CDS encoding NADPH-dependent oxidoreductase: protein MTTAPDTPWQHRYRTPSDTARAANPVIDALLDHRSVRRYLTTPLPENTMATLVAAAQSASSSSNLQAWSVLAVQDPARKARLSAIASDQEHIRQAPLFLIWLADFSRAQRIADTRAIELQAPAYLDSLLLGSIDAALAAQNAVVAAESLGLGTVYIGALRNNVQAVIDELQLPPLVFPVFGLCVGYPDPQAPAAIKPRLGQDVVLHHETYQVDDAEPQRIAAYEQVAADFSREQGQVSGKWGEQVVQRLRDKGSLHGREILAEVLRKQGLGLY from the coding sequence ATGACCACCGCGCCAGACACCCCTTGGCAACACCGCTACCGAACCCCCAGTGACACTGCGCGGGCCGCGAACCCGGTGATCGACGCCCTGCTCGACCATCGCAGCGTGCGCCGCTACCTGACCACGCCGCTGCCTGAGAACACCATGGCGACCTTAGTGGCTGCGGCGCAGTCCGCATCGTCATCTTCCAACCTGCAGGCCTGGAGCGTGCTGGCCGTGCAAGACCCAGCCCGCAAGGCTCGGCTCTCGGCCATTGCCAGCGATCAGGAGCATATTCGCCAAGCGCCGCTGTTTCTGATCTGGCTGGCCGACTTCTCCCGCGCCCAGCGCATCGCCGACACCCGCGCCATCGAACTGCAAGCGCCGGCCTACCTCGACAGCCTGTTGCTGGGCAGCATCGACGCCGCGCTGGCCGCGCAGAATGCCGTGGTGGCTGCCGAGTCGCTGGGGCTCGGTACCGTGTACATCGGCGCGCTGCGCAACAACGTGCAGGCGGTGATCGACGAACTGCAATTGCCGCCGCTGGTGTTCCCGGTGTTTGGCTTGTGCGTCGGCTATCCGGACCCGCAAGCCCCGGCCGCAATCAAGCCGCGCCTGGGCCAGGACGTGGTCCTGCACCATGAAACCTACCAGGTCGATGATGCGGAGCCGCAGCGGATCGCCGCCTATGAGCAAGTCGCCGCCGATTTCAGCCGCGAGCAGGGTCAGGTCAGTGGCAAATGGGGCGAGCAAGTGGTGCAGCGGCTGCGCGACAAAGGCTCGCTGCATGGCCGCGAAATCCTCGCCGAGGTGCTGCGCAAACAAGGGCTGGGGCTGTACTGA
- a CDS encoding phosphoketolase family protein — MRKTLSTEQLRKMDAYWRAANYLSVGQIYLADNPLLEEPLRQEHVKRRLLGHWGTTPGLNLLYVHCNRLIRDNDLNMIFITGPGHGGPGLVANTYLEGSYTERYPAVERSRNGLHRLFRQFSWPAGIPSHVSAQTPGSIHEGGELGYSLVHAYGAAFDNPDLIVTCVVGDGEAETGPLAASWHSNKFLNPASDGAVLPILHLNGFKIANPSVLARIDDSELDALMLGYGYEAHRVEGDDPERVHQDLAATLDTVLAKIRDIQGAARAHQGDTPLPRPRWPMIILRTPKGWTGPKIVDGLPVEGTWRAHQVPIADFKDPEHLRQLESWLKSYKPEELFDANGQLLQEYAELAPTGHQRMGFNPHANGGELLEPLAMPHFHDYAVKVGQPGSVRAEATRVLGGFIRDVMKLNLASKNFRVFGPDETASNRLEAVLEVSGKAWMAKVEEVDINLSQQGRVMEVLSEHLCEGWLEGYLLTGRHGLFSCYEAFIHIIDSMFNQHAKWLKETRTIPWRKPIASLNYLLTSHVWRQDHNGLSHQDPGFIDHVANKKSETVRIYLPPDANCLLSVADHCLRTHHYVNLIVAGKQPEWQWLDMDAAVRHCTAGAGIWEWASNTGDAEPDVVMACAGDVPTLETLAAVTLLREYVPDLKVRVVNVVDLMVLETRADHPHGLTDVDFDLLFTADKPVIFAFHGYPALIHKLTYSRGNHDNFHVRGYREEGTTTTPFDMVVLNNLDRYQLALDAIMRVPRLHAEVDKAQKRYWTSIERHKLYVSEQGEDLPEILDWQWTAP, encoded by the coding sequence ATGCGCAAGACACTTTCGACCGAACAGCTGCGCAAGATGGATGCCTACTGGCGCGCGGCCAACTACCTGTCGGTAGGGCAAATTTACCTTGCCGACAACCCGCTGCTCGAAGAGCCCCTGCGCCAGGAACACGTCAAGCGTCGCCTGCTCGGCCACTGGGGCACCACCCCCGGCTTGAACCTGCTCTATGTGCATTGCAACCGACTGATCCGTGACAACGACCTGAACATGATCTTCATCACCGGCCCGGGTCACGGTGGCCCCGGCCTGGTCGCCAACACCTACCTCGAAGGCTCCTACACCGAGCGCTACCCGGCCGTCGAACGCAGCCGCAACGGCCTGCATCGCCTGTTTCGGCAGTTTTCCTGGCCGGCGGGCATTCCCAGTCACGTCTCGGCGCAAACCCCTGGCTCGATCCACGAAGGCGGCGAGCTGGGCTATTCCCTGGTACACGCCTACGGCGCGGCGTTCGACAACCCTGACCTGATCGTCACCTGCGTGGTCGGTGATGGCGAAGCCGAAACGGGTCCGCTGGCTGCCAGCTGGCACTCGAACAAATTCCTCAACCCGGCCAGCGATGGCGCGGTGCTGCCGATCCTGCACCTCAACGGCTTCAAGATCGCCAATCCATCGGTGCTTGCGCGTATCGACGATTCCGAGCTCGATGCGTTGATGCTGGGGTATGGCTACGAGGCCCATCGAGTCGAAGGCGATGATCCGGAACGGGTCCATCAAGACCTGGCCGCCACGCTGGACACCGTGCTGGCCAAGATCCGCGATATTCAAGGCGCTGCCCGCGCGCACCAGGGTGACACACCCCTGCCCCGCCCACGCTGGCCGATGATCATCCTGCGCACGCCCAAAGGCTGGACCGGGCCAAAGATCGTCGACGGCCTGCCGGTCGAAGGCACCTGGCGCGCACACCAAGTGCCCATCGCCGATTTCAAAGACCCCGAACACCTGCGCCAACTCGAAAGCTGGCTCAAAAGCTACAAACCCGAAGAGCTGTTCGACGCCAACGGCCAGTTGCTTCAGGAATACGCCGAGCTGGCCCCCACTGGCCATCAGCGCATGGGTTTCAACCCTCACGCCAACGGCGGCGAACTGCTCGAGCCGCTGGCCATGCCGCACTTTCATGATTACGCGGTCAAGGTTGGCCAGCCTGGCAGTGTACGGGCTGAAGCCACACGCGTGCTCGGCGGTTTCATCCGCGACGTGATGAAGCTCAACCTGGCAAGCAAGAATTTTCGCGTATTCGGCCCCGACGAGACCGCCTCGAATCGCCTCGAAGCGGTGCTCGAAGTTTCGGGCAAGGCCTGGATGGCCAAGGTCGAAGAAGTCGACATCAACCTTAGCCAGCAAGGCCGAGTGATGGAGGTGCTCAGCGAGCATCTGTGCGAAGGCTGGCTGGAAGGCTACCTGCTGACCGGCCGCCACGGGCTGTTTTCGTGCTACGAAGCGTTTATCCATATCATCGATTCGATGTTCAATCAGCACGCCAAATGGCTGAAGGAAACGCGCACCATCCCGTGGCGCAAGCCCATCGCTTCACTCAATTACCTGCTCACCTCTCACGTCTGGCGCCAGGACCACAACGGCCTGTCGCACCAGGATCCGGGCTTTATCGACCACGTCGCCAACAAGAAGTCCGAGACCGTGCGCATCTACCTGCCGCCGGATGCCAACTGCCTGCTGTCGGTGGCCGACCACTGCCTGCGCACCCATCACTACGTCAACCTGATCGTCGCCGGCAAGCAGCCGGAATGGCAATGGCTGGACATGGACGCCGCCGTGCGCCATTGCACCGCCGGTGCTGGCATCTGGGAATGGGCGAGCAACACCGGCGATGCCGAGCCAGACGTGGTCATGGCCTGCGCAGGCGACGTGCCGACCCTCGAGACCTTGGCCGCGGTGACGCTGCTGCGCGAATACGTGCCGGACCTCAAGGTGCGTGTGGTCAACGTCGTCGACCTGATGGTCCTGGAGACCCGCGCCGATCACCCCCACGGCCTCACGGATGTGGATTTCGACCTGCTGTTCACCGCCGACAAACCGGTGATCTTCGCCTTCCACGGCTACCCGGCGTTGATCCACAAACTCACCTACAGCCGCGGCAATCACGACAACTTCCACGTGCGTGGCTACCGCGAGGAAGGCACCACCACCACGCCGTTCGACATGGTGGTGCTCAACAACCTCGACCGCTACCAACTGGCCCTGGACGCGATCATGCGCGTACCGCGTCTTCACGCTGAGGTCGACAAGGCGCAGAAGCGCTACTGGACCAGCATCGAGCGGCACAAGCTGTATGTCAGCGAACAAGGTGAGGACCTGCCGGAAATCCTCGATTGGCAATGGACGGCGCCATGA
- a CDS encoding SDR family oxidoreductase, with protein MSQDFAGKVYWVTGATGALGRATALALAELGATVVASSRSVTAAQFADWPKVFALPLDVGDSHAVDQATAAIVAEHGRIDGLVTSTNVGAFGEFLELADEDWQRVIDAKLLGSVRPVRAALPHLIAAGKGAVVVISGRGGIDPSPQHFIGSSVNAALDLLVQGLGRRYGPHGVRVNAVAPGPIESPRLAELQGASLEKSEPLTPLAGPGKPTDVANAVVYLLSDAAAFVNASRLYVDGGGKRYA; from the coding sequence ATGAGTCAGGATTTCGCAGGAAAAGTCTATTGGGTCACCGGTGCCACGGGCGCGCTGGGCCGGGCCACGGCGCTGGCGTTGGCGGAGCTGGGAGCTACGGTGGTCGCCTCTTCACGCTCGGTGACCGCCGCGCAGTTCGCCGACTGGCCCAAGGTGTTCGCCTTGCCGCTGGATGTGGGCGACAGCCACGCGGTGGACCAGGCCACCGCCGCCATCGTGGCCGAACACGGCCGAATCGATGGGCTGGTCACCAGCACCAACGTCGGCGCCTTCGGCGAATTTCTCGAGTTGGCCGATGAGGACTGGCAACGGGTGATCGACGCCAAGTTGCTGGGCAGTGTGCGGCCGGTGCGCGCGGCGCTGCCGCATCTGATCGCTGCAGGCAAGGGTGCAGTGGTGGTGATCAGCGGCCGAGGCGGGATCGATCCGTCGCCGCAGCATTTCATCGGCTCCAGCGTCAACGCTGCCCTGGACTTGCTGGTGCAGGGCCTGGGGCGTCGTTATGGGCCACACGGGGTACGGGTCAACGCGGTAGCGCCCGGGCCGATCGAGTCGCCGCGCCTGGCCGAATTGCAAGGCGCGAGCCTTGAGAAGTCCGAACCCTTGACGCCGCTCGCCGGGCCCGGCAAACCCACCGATGTGGCCAACGCCGTAGTGTACCTGCTGTCCGATGCCGCGGCGTTCGTCAACGCGTCGCGGCTGTATGTGGATGGCGGCGGCAAGCGCTACGCTTGA
- a CDS encoding histidine phosphatase family protein, which produces MNAAAPQLRLFLVRHGQTEWSLTGQHTGRSDIPLTEQGEAEARSVAPLLSSVSFSHVFSSPLQRARQTCDLAGLGDQVEILPDLAEWDYGAYEGLRTPEIRQQKPGWNIFRDGCPQGESAAQMTARMDRLIAHLKTLSGDVALFAHGHVGCVLATRWLGQALTEAGHFPLATASLSVLTLDPKHANVPIIAAWNLTPGRGFLEGYTRPA; this is translated from the coding sequence ATGAATGCAGCTGCACCGCAACTGAGACTGTTTTTAGTGCGCCACGGCCAGACCGAATGGTCGTTGACCGGCCAACACACCGGGCGCAGTGATATACCGCTCACCGAACAGGGCGAAGCCGAGGCCCGTTCCGTGGCGCCGTTGCTGAGCAGCGTCAGCTTCAGCCACGTGTTCAGCAGCCCGCTGCAACGGGCGCGGCAGACCTGCGACCTGGCCGGGCTGGGCGATCAGGTGGAGATTCTGCCCGACCTCGCCGAATGGGACTACGGTGCCTATGAAGGCCTGCGTACCCCGGAGATTCGGCAACAAAAACCTGGCTGGAACATCTTTCGCGACGGCTGCCCGCAAGGCGAATCCGCTGCCCAGATGACGGCCCGTATGGACCGTCTGATTGCACACCTCAAGACGCTTAGCGGCGATGTCGCGCTGTTCGCCCACGGCCATGTCGGCTGTGTGCTCGCGACTCGCTGGTTGGGCCAGGCGCTGACCGAGGCCGGGCATTTCCCCTTGGCCACGGCCTCGCTGAGCGTACTGACGCTAGACCCGAAACACGCCAACGTACCGATCATCGCGGCCTGGAATCTGACCCCCGGCCGAGGTTTCCTGGAGGGCTATACGCGCCCTGCCTAA
- a CDS encoding acyl-CoA dehydrogenase family protein produces the protein MVLGGQSYAHKPLTQHAVVQAAIALDSIEALLQRIAGDWDHRVRHGPLWAAVILAAKQHAVESAQQVVNLALEIAGAASLSKKNELERLYRDVRAGGASAECTRQL, from the coding sequence CTGGTGCTGGGTGGCCAGAGTTATGCCCATAAACCGCTTACCCAGCACGCCGTGGTCCAGGCCGCGATCGCCCTGGACAGCATCGAGGCGCTGCTGCAACGGATAGCCGGCGATTGGGACCATCGCGTACGCCATGGGCCGTTGTGGGCGGCGGTGATCCTCGCGGCCAAACAGCACGCGGTCGAATCGGCGCAACAGGTGGTCAATCTGGCACTGGAAATCGCCGGAGCCGCCTCGTTGTCGAAGAAAAACGAGCTGGAGCGGCTATATCGCGATGTCCGCGCCGGGGGGGCATCCGCCGAGTGCACACGCCAATTATGA